The Xanthomonas fragariae genome has a segment encoding these proteins:
- a CDS encoding alpha/beta fold hydrolase, producing the protein MRQLVCTLALAMACSPLMARETSYGPRLEGFDYPYPVKTYAFTSQQQPLEMAYLDVAPTGKPNGHTTVLLHGKNFCAATWEQAIAALSQAGYRVIAPDQVGFCKSSKPAAYQFSFAQLADNTHALLEKLGIERALVVGHSMGGMLAIRYALMYPQATEHLALVDPIGLEDWKAEGIPWRSVDAWYDNELKTSLEGIKKYQMDVYYAGQWKPEFERWARMQAGMYLGNGRQAVAWNQALTYDMVFNQPVVYELPKLAVPTTLFIGLKDRTAIGKDTAPPEVKARVGDYAKLGQRAAQAIPNVKLVEFADLGHSPQMQDAKRFNAALLKAIAQ; encoded by the coding sequence ATGCGACAGCTTGTGTGCACCCTCGCCCTTGCCATGGCCTGCAGCCCGCTGATGGCGCGGGAAACCAGTTACGGCCCGCGCCTGGAAGGCTTCGACTACCCATACCCGGTCAAGACCTACGCGTTCACCTCGCAACAGCAGCCGCTGGAAATGGCGTACCTGGATGTCGCGCCCACCGGCAAGCCCAACGGACATACCACCGTACTGCTGCATGGCAAGAATTTCTGCGCAGCCACCTGGGAACAGGCCATCGCCGCGTTGAGCCAGGCCGGCTACCGCGTCATCGCGCCGGACCAAGTGGGCTTTTGCAAATCCAGCAAGCCTGCCGCCTATCAATTTTCGTTCGCGCAGCTGGCCGACAACACGCATGCATTGCTGGAAAAATTAGGCATCGAACGCGCGTTGGTGGTCGGACATTCGATGGGCGGCATGCTCGCGATCCGTTATGCGCTGATGTACCCGCAAGCCACCGAGCATCTGGCACTGGTCGACCCGATCGGCCTGGAAGACTGGAAGGCCGAAGGCATTCCGTGGCGCAGCGTCGATGCCTGGTATGACAACGAACTGAAGACCAGCTTGGAAGGGATCAAGAAATATCAAATGGACGTGTACTACGCTGGCCAATGGAAGCCAGAGTTCGAACGCTGGGCGCGCATGCAGGCGGGCATGTATCTGGGCAACGGCAGGCAGGCGGTGGCATGGAATCAGGCGCTGACCTACGACATGGTGTTCAACCAGCCGGTGGTGTACGAGCTGCCCAAGCTGGCGGTGCCGACGACGCTGTTCATCGGCCTCAAGGACCGCACCGCGATCGGCAAGGACACTGCGCCCCCAGAGGTCAAGGCGCGCGTCGGCGATTATGCAAAGTTGGGCCAGCGTGCTGCTCAAGCGATTCCGAACGTGAAACTGGTCGAGTTCGCCGACCTTGGGCACTCGCCGCAGATGCAGGATGCGAAACGCTTCAATGCCGCATTATTGAAGGCGATTGCGCAGTGA
- the metX gene encoding homoserine O-succinyltransferase MetX has translation MSLVNTVSPSTNDYTYSSAVTDEGTIVVRGDLVVALPMRYAGMREVRLRYELVGAANAPVVFVAGGISAHRHLAASALFPEKGWVDGLVGSGRALDPASRRLLAFDFLGADGTLDVPIDTADQADAIAALLDALGIARLHGYVGYSYGALVGLQLAIRHAARVGTLVAVSGAHRAHPYAAAWRALQRRAVALGQLQCAENHGLALARQFAMLSYRTPEEFSERFDAPPEVINGRVRVAAEDYLDAAGAQYVARTPVNAYLRLSESIDLHRIDPAQVRVPTVVVAVEGDRLVPLADLVSLVEGLSPRGSLRVLRSPYGHDAFLKEIDRIDAILTTALRITGETA, from the coding sequence ATGAGCCTCGTGAATACAGTATCGCCGTCTACTAACGATTACACCTATTCATCCGCCGTCACTGATGAGGGTACGATTGTCGTGCGCGGCGATCTTGTCGTTGCCTTGCCGATGCGGTATGCCGGCATGCGCGAGGTGCGGCTGCGCTACGAATTGGTTGGCGCGGCCAATGCGCCGGTGGTGTTCGTGGCCGGCGGTATTTCTGCGCACCGCCATCTTGCCGCCAGTGCGCTGTTTCCCGAGAAGGGCTGGGTGGATGGGCTAGTCGGCAGCGGCCGCGCACTGGATCCTGCATCGCGCCGCTTGCTGGCATTCGATTTCCTCGGCGCCGACGGCACGCTGGACGTGCCGATCGATACTGCCGATCAGGCCGATGCGATCGCCGCATTGCTGGATGCGCTAGGGATTGCGCGCTTGCATGGCTATGTCGGCTATTCGTACGGTGCCTTGGTCGGTCTGCAATTGGCCATCCGCCATGCCGCGCGCGTCGGCACCTTGGTCGCGGTGAGCGGTGCGCATCGCGCGCATCCGTATGCTGCCGCGTGGCGCGCATTGCAGCGCCGCGCGGTGGCACTGGGCCAGCTGCAATGCGCTGAAAATCACGGGTTGGCGCTGGCGCGGCAGTTCGCCATGCTCAGCTACCGCACGCCGGAAGAATTCAGCGAGCGCTTCGACGCGCCGCCGGAAGTGATCAATGGCCGCGTGCGTGTGGCGGCCGAAGACTATCTCGACGCCGCCGGTGCGCAGTACGTGGCACGTACGCCGGTGAACGCGTATTTGCGCTTGTCCGAATCCATCGATCTGCATCGCATCGACCCGGCGCAGGTGCGCGTGCCCACCGTCGTGGTGGCGGTGGAGGGTGATCGTCTGGTGCCGCTGGCCGACCTGGTCAGCCTTGTCGAAGGCTTGAGCCCGCGCGGTAGTTTGCGGGTGTTGCGCTCGCCCTATGGCCATGACGCCTTCCTCAAAGAAATCGATCGCATTGATGCGATCCTCACTACTGCCCTTCGCATCACCGGAGAAACCGCATGA
- a CDS encoding YceI family protein, with the protein MSSKLFASPLLIATALVATFAAAPVLAADYVQAPGSSLVFASKYDGEVFTGSFPRFDTTLSFDPTNLAGAKLDVRIALAGAKSGNDDRDSTLQGPDFFNVAKFATARYRADKFRALGGNQYAADGTLELRGVSKPVTLTFTWTSGAQPVLAGKAVVKRLDFAVGSGDWADTKTIPNETAISTKVVLKTK; encoded by the coding sequence ATGTCGTCCAAGTTGTTTGCCTCTCCGCTGCTAATTGCTACCGCATTGGTTGCCACTTTCGCCGCAGCGCCGGTGCTTGCCGCCGATTACGTCCAGGCGCCCGGCTCGTCGCTGGTGTTTGCCAGCAAGTACGACGGCGAAGTGTTCACCGGCAGTTTCCCGCGCTTCGACACCACGCTGAGCTTCGATCCGACCAACCTGGCTGGTGCCAAACTGGATGTACGCATTGCGCTGGCCGGTGCCAAGAGCGGCAACGACGACCGCGATTCGACCCTGCAGGGGCCGGATTTCTTCAATGTCGCCAAGTTCGCCACCGCGCGTTATCGCGCAGACAAGTTTCGTGCACTCGGCGGCAACCAGTACGCCGCCGACGGTACGCTGGAGCTGCGCGGCGTCAGCAAGCCGGTCACGCTCACCTTTACCTGGACTTCCGGCGCGCAGCCGGTGCTGGCAGGCAAGGCAGTGGTGAAACGGCTGGACTTCGCCGTGGGCAGCGGCGACTGGGCCGATACCAAGACCATTCCCAACGAAACCGCGATCAGCACCAAGGTCGTGTTGAAGACGAAGTAA
- a CDS encoding homoserine dehydrogenase — protein sequence MSSVLPVSRRASAATVTPTPRLALLGTGTVGRAFVTRYTALQERQLRLPRFDWLANSRIAHDCGVSAEQALQLANAAPRGQAVLQPWAQTAALHAGDVLVDATASDVVADWHVEWLLRGVHVVTANKLAQGTALSRAQALHAARHASGAHYGDSATVGAGLPVLSSVRALVAGGDHIHSIEGVLSGSLGWLFHRYDGSGAFSECVREAMAVGYTEPDPRIDLSGEDVRRKLLILARAAGWQLEAEQVHVESLVPASIARLSLVELDTQMDALNAGVDARWQQARAAGRCLRFVGRVDAHGTSVGLRELALDHPLAGGSGTDNRVAISSDRYRQQPLLIQGPGAGAEVTAAALLDDVLRIVAG from the coding sequence GTGAGCAGTGTGCTGCCTGTTTCGCGCCGTGCGTCGGCGGCAACAGTGACGCCCACGCCACGCCTGGCCTTGCTTGGCACTGGCACCGTGGGCCGCGCCTTCGTGACGCGCTATACCGCGCTCCAGGAGCGCCAGCTGCGCTTGCCGCGCTTCGATTGGCTGGCCAATTCGCGTATCGCTCACGACTGTGGCGTCAGTGCAGAACAGGCGCTGCAACTGGCCAATGCCGCGCCGCGCGGCCAGGCGGTGTTGCAACCGTGGGCACAAACCGCTGCGCTGCATGCCGGCGATGTGCTGGTGGACGCGACCGCCAGCGACGTGGTGGCCGATTGGCACGTCGAATGGCTGTTGCGTGGTGTGCACGTGGTCACTGCCAACAAGCTGGCACAGGGCACCGCATTGTCGCGTGCGCAGGCATTGCACGCGGCGCGTCATGCCAGTGGTGCGCACTACGGCGATAGCGCGACTGTAGGTGCTGGGCTGCCGGTGTTGAGCAGCGTGCGCGCGCTGGTGGCTGGCGGCGATCATATTCATTCGATCGAAGGTGTGTTGTCAGGATCGTTGGGGTGGTTGTTTCATCGCTACGATGGCAGTGGCGCGTTTTCCGAGTGCGTGCGTGAGGCGATGGCAGTCGGTTACACCGAGCCGGACCCGCGGATCGATCTATCCGGCGAGGATGTGCGGCGCAAGTTGTTGATCCTGGCGCGTGCGGCCGGTTGGCAGCTGGAGGCCGAGCAGGTGCATGTGGAATCGCTGGTGCCGGCCAGCATCGCAAGGCTGTCGCTTGTCGAGTTGGATACGCAGATGGATGCACTGAATGCGGGCGTGGATGCACGCTGGCAACAGGCACGCGCCGCAGGGCGTTGCTTACGCTTCGTCGGTCGCGTGGATGCGCATGGGACAAGCGTCGGCCTGCGTGAGTTGGCGCTGGATCATCCGCTTGCCGGTGGCTCCGGCACCGATAACCGTGTCGCCATCAGTAGCGATCGCTATCGCCAACAGCCGTTATTGATCCAGGGGCCCGGCGCTGGCGCCGAAGTGACTGCAGCGGCGTTGCTGGATGATGTGCTGCGGATCGTTGCGGGGTGA
- a CDS encoding peptide chain release factor 3 — protein MSDVSNEAARRRTFAIISHPDAGKTTLTEKLLLFGGAIQMAGSVKGRKAARHATSDWMALEKERGISVTSSVMQFPYEGKIVNLLDTPGHADFGEDTYRVLTAVDSALMVIDVAKGVEERTIKLMEVCRLRDTPIMTFINKLDREGKNPIDLLDEVETVLGIQCAPVTWPIGMGQRLKGVVHLITGEVHLYEQGRNFTRQDSTIFPSLDAPGLVEKIGKQMLAELRDELELVQGASNPFDLEAYRAGQQTPVFFGSGVNNFGVQPLLDFFIEHAPQPQARDTTGRRVQPTEAKLSGFVFKIQANMDPQHRDRVAFMRVCSGKFTAGMKTLHVRSGKDVKLANALTFMASDREIAAEAWPGDVIGIHNHGTISIGDTFTEGESLSFTGIPNFAPELFRRARLRDPLKLKQLQKGLAQLSEEGATQFFRPLMSNDLILGAVGVLQFDVVAYRLKDEYGVDAIFEPVSVTTARWVHCDNAKKLEEFREKNAGNLGIDAAGQLVYLAPTRVNLQLAQERAPDVRFSATREHAHAKAID, from the coding sequence ATGTCCGACGTCTCCAACGAAGCCGCGCGCCGCCGCACCTTCGCCATCATTTCCCACCCCGATGCCGGCAAAACCACGCTGACCGAAAAGCTGTTGCTGTTCGGCGGTGCGATCCAGATGGCCGGCTCGGTCAAGGGCCGCAAGGCTGCGCGTCACGCCACTTCGGACTGGATGGCACTGGAAAAGGAGCGCGGCATCTCGGTGACCTCCTCGGTGATGCAGTTCCCGTACGAAGGCAAGATCGTCAATCTGCTCGACACTCCCGGCCATGCCGATTTCGGCGAGGACACTTATCGGGTGCTGACCGCGGTCGACTCGGCGTTGATGGTCATCGACGTCGCCAAGGGCGTGGAAGAACGCACCATCAAGCTGATGGAAGTCTGCCGCCTACGCGACACGCCCATCATGACCTTCATCAACAAGCTCGATCGCGAGGGCAAGAATCCGATCGATCTGCTGGATGAAGTCGAGACCGTGCTCGGCATCCAGTGCGCACCGGTGACCTGGCCGATCGGCATGGGCCAGCGTTTGAAGGGCGTGGTGCATCTGATCACCGGCGAAGTGCATCTGTACGAACAGGGCCGCAACTTCACCCGCCAGGACTCGACCATCTTCCCGTCGCTGGATGCGCCGGGCCTGGTCGAGAAAATCGGCAAGCAGATGCTGGCCGAGCTGCGCGATGAATTGGAACTGGTGCAAGGCGCCAGCAATCCGTTCGATCTGGAGGCATATCGCGCCGGCCAGCAGACCCCGGTGTTCTTCGGCTCGGGCGTCAATAACTTCGGCGTGCAGCCGCTGCTGGATTTCTTTATCGAACACGCACCGCAACCGCAGGCGCGCGACACCACCGGTCGTCGCGTGCAGCCCACCGAAGCCAAACTCAGCGGCTTCGTGTTCAAGATCCAGGCCAACATGGACCCGCAGCATCGCGACCGTGTGGCCTTCATGCGCGTGTGTTCGGGCAAGTTCACCGCCGGCATGAAGACCCTGCACGTGCGCAGCGGCAAGGACGTCAAGCTGGCCAATGCGTTGACCTTCATGGCCTCCGATCGCGAGATCGCCGCCGAAGCCTGGCCGGGCGATGTCATCGGCATCCACAACCACGGCACCATCTCCATCGGCGACACCTTCACCGAAGGCGAATCGCTGTCGTTCACCGGCATTCCCAACTTCGCACCGGAACTGTTCCGCCGCGCGCGCCTGCGCGATCCGCTCAAGCTCAAGCAGTTGCAAAAGGGCCTGGCGCAGCTGTCCGAAGAAGGCGCTACCCAGTTCTTCCGCCCGTTGATGAGCAACGATCTGATCCTGGGCGCAGTTGGCGTGCTGCAGTTCGACGTAGTGGCCTACCGGCTCAAGGACGAGTACGGCGTGGATGCGATCTTCGAACCGGTGAGCGTGACCACTGCGCGCTGGGTGCATTGCGACAACGCCAAGAAGCTGGAGGAGTTCCGCGAGAAAAATGCCGGTAATCTGGGCATCGACGCGGCCGGTCAGCTGGTGTATCTCGCACCGACCCGGGTCAACCTGCAACTGGCCCAGGAACGTGCGCCGGATGTTCGCTTCTCGGCCACGCGCGAGCATGCGCACGCCAAGGCGATCGATTGA
- a CDS encoding O-succinylhomoserine (thiol)-lyase: MSFRDPTDAPCTAATAAVRAGIDRDTAYGAVTPPIVLSSNFSFDGFGNKRQYDYTRSGNPTRDLLGEALSELEGGAGGVITSTGMGAITLVLNALLQPGDTLVVPHDAYGGSWRLFNALAKKGHFALITADLTDPRSLADALAHSPKLVLIETPSNPLLRITDLRFVIEAANKVGALTVVDNTFLSPALQKPLEFGADLVLHSTTKYINGHSDVVGGAVVARDPELHRQLVWWANALGLTGSPFDAFLTLRGLRTLDARLRVHQENADAIAELLDGHAVVNQVYFPGLAAHPGHALAARQQKGFGAMMSFELEGGEAAVRAFVDGLRYFTLAESLGGVESLIAHPASMTHVAMTAEARAAAGISDGLLRLSIGIESAEDLLIDLRAGLARAQATLTTATRKQVDA; encoded by the coding sequence ATGAGCTTTCGTGACCCCACCGACGCCCCTTGTACTGCTGCCACTGCCGCCGTCCGCGCCGGTATCGATCGCGATACCGCCTATGGTGCGGTGACACCGCCGATCGTGCTGTCGTCGAACTTCTCCTTCGATGGCTTCGGCAACAAGCGCCAGTACGATTACACGCGCAGCGGCAATCCCACCCGCGATCTGCTCGGCGAAGCGCTGTCCGAGCTGGAAGGCGGCGCGGGCGGTGTGATCACCTCCACTGGCATGGGCGCGATCACCCTGGTGCTCAATGCGCTGCTGCAGCCCGGCGATACACTGGTGGTGCCACACGATGCGTACGGCGGCAGTTGGCGCTTGTTCAACGCGCTGGCGAAGAAGGGCCACTTCGCACTGATCACCGCCGACCTCACCGACCCGCGCTCGCTGGCCGATGCGTTGGCGCATTCGCCCAAGCTGGTATTGATCGAGACGCCGTCCAATCCTTTGCTTCGCATCACCGATCTGCGTTTCGTCATCGAAGCTGCGAACAAGGTTGGTGCGTTGACGGTGGTAGACAACACGTTCCTGTCGCCGGCACTGCAAAAGCCGTTGGAATTCGGCGCCGATCTGGTGCTGCATTCCACTACCAAATACATCAATGGCCACAGCGATGTGGTGGGCGGTGCGGTGGTTGCGCGTGACCCTGAGTTGCATCGGCAACTGGTGTGGTGGGCCAATGCGCTGGGCCTGACCGGCTCGCCGTTCGATGCATTTCTCACCTTGCGCGGTCTGCGCACGCTGGATGCACGTCTGCGCGTGCATCAGGAAAACGCCGACGCAATTGCCGAATTGCTGGACGGGCATGCGGTGGTCAATCAAGTGTATTTTCCGGGTCTTGCGGCGCATCCGGGGCATGCATTGGCCGCGCGCCAGCAGAAGGGTTTTGGCGCGATGATGAGTTTTGAACTGGAAGGTGGCGAAGCTGCTGTGCGCGCGTTCGTCGACGGCTTGCGCTATTTCACCCTGGCAGAATCGCTGGGCGGTGTGGAAAGCCTGATCGCGCATCCGGCATCGATGACGCATGTAGCGATGACCGCTGAAGCACGGGCTGCAGCCGGTATTTCCGATGGTTTGCTGCGGTTGTCGATCGGTATCGAATCGGCCGAAGACCTGCTGATCGATCTGCGCGCCGGGCTGGCACGCGCCCAGGCGACCCTGACCACTGCAACCCGCAAACAGGTCGACGCGTGA
- the trhA gene encoding PAQR family membrane homeostasis protein TrhA → MNADASPSIDLRDEIASAVTHGLGAIAALAGGSVLITLAAIYGDRWQLATSIVFSATLILLYVASTLFHAIPHPGTKARLQILDHCAIYLLIAGTYTPFTLINLRDSWGWGLFAAIWTIAAAGVIFKLFFTGRFRLLSTVLYLAMGWLIVVAIQPLLSSVDAWSLCWLLAGGLFYTLGTYFYQRDTQRYFHAIWHLFVLAGSACHFVAVIAQVV, encoded by the coding sequence ATGAACGCAGATGCCTCCCCCTCGATCGACCTGCGCGATGAGATCGCCAGTGCCGTAACCCACGGCCTGGGTGCAATTGCCGCCTTGGCCGGTGGCTCGGTGCTGATCACGCTGGCGGCCATCTATGGAGATCGCTGGCAGCTAGCCACCTCCATCGTCTTCAGTGCGACGCTGATCCTGCTCTACGTCGCCTCCACGCTGTTTCATGCCATCCCGCATCCGGGCACCAAAGCGCGCCTGCAGATACTAGATCACTGCGCGATCTATCTATTGATCGCCGGCACCTACACGCCCTTTACGCTGATCAATCTGCGCGACTCTTGGGGGTGGGGATTGTTTGCCGCCATCTGGACGATTGCCGCCGCAGGGGTGATCTTCAAACTGTTTTTCACCGGCCGCTTTCGCCTGCTGTCGACGGTGCTGTATCTGGCAATGGGCTGGCTGATCGTCGTGGCGATCCAACCATTGCTAAGCTCTGTCGATGCCTGGTCGTTGTGCTGGCTGCTGGCCGGCGGGCTCTTCTATACGTTGGGCACGTATTTCTACCAACGCGACACACAACGGTATTTCCATGCAATCTGGCATCTGTTCGTGCTTGCCGGTAGCGCTTGCCACTTCGTTGCAGTCATCGCGCAGGTGGTGTGA
- a CDS encoding cytochrome b has translation MSLKNVERWGGVSQTLHWLIALLILVLGIVGLTMGELPRTPKYFWVYTAHKSVGLTVLALVIVRLGWRIHAGAPPPVAGTPRWQKRIAGLTHWLLYAMLFAMPLSGWLYDSTSGLRPFRWFGLFAVPKLSPPDERLRAIAHFIHTWGFWLLIAMVLTHAGAALYHHLFQRDATLARMLPHGWLSSKP, from the coding sequence ATGAGCCTGAAGAACGTCGAACGCTGGGGCGGTGTCAGCCAGACCCTGCACTGGCTAATCGCGCTGTTGATTTTGGTCCTGGGCATTGTGGGCCTGACCATGGGCGAGTTGCCCAGGACGCCGAAATATTTCTGGGTCTACACCGCACACAAATCGGTGGGCCTGACCGTGTTGGCACTGGTGATCGTACGGCTCGGCTGGCGCATCCATGCGGGTGCACCGCCGCCGGTGGCCGGCACGCCGCGCTGGCAGAAACGCATCGCCGGCCTTACCCACTGGCTGTTGTACGCAATGCTCTTCGCCATGCCACTGTCGGGCTGGTTATACGACTCCACCAGCGGCTTGCGTCCATTCCGTTGGTTCGGTCTGTTTGCGGTCCCTAAGCTCAGCCCGCCGGACGAACGATTGCGCGCGATTGCGCACTTCATCCACACGTGGGGCTTCTGGCTGTTGATTGCCATGGTGCTGACGCACGCCGGTGCCGCGCTCTACCACCACCTGTTCCAGCGTGATGCCACCTTGGCCCGGATGTTGCCGCACGGCTGGCTCTCTTCCAAACCCTAA
- a CDS encoding glutaredoxin family protein, translating into MALILYQRDACHLCDQAVEVLVQARAGEFSSVFIDDDAALELAYGERVPVLRDALGRELAWPFDWQRLRAWLDAAVR; encoded by the coding sequence ATGGCCTTGATTCTCTATCAGCGCGACGCTTGCCACCTGTGCGACCAGGCCGTGGAAGTGCTGGTGCAGGCGCGCGCAGGCGAGTTCAGCAGCGTCTTTATCGATGACGATGCGGCGCTTGAACTCGCTTATGGTGAGCGCGTTCCGGTGCTGCGCGATGCGCTTGGTCGCGAGTTGGCTTGGCCGTTCGATTGGCAGCGTTTGCGTGCGTGGCTGGATGCCGCTGTGCGTTGA
- a CDS encoding AsmA family protein, with product MPRRRRWWIGLGIVATIVVIFVLVFDWNWLRGPVERVVSAKIGREFHLGHLNVDLGSTTTVRGERMRLANAQWSKRGPMAELNSAEIDVELWPLLRGKVRLPEIRLEHPSVVLEAGNATHPGNWVFDQNDSDVTMPRLGRLLVDNGRLQYIDDANRSDVDVAIDSLAPPNSDQRAAPIGIDGKGRWKGYPFTLEGDTASPLELSQSEHPFRIDLRGSAGATRTHVRGTLTNPFRFQVIDLQMALSGQDMQDLYPLTGVAMPSTPPYKLDGRLRRDGDVWHYEKFTGTAGDSDLSGTAEVDLRNKRPFLRADLASKRLDFDDLAGFVGAPPKTSANESANAEQKKQAAQLAASARVLPSTPYDLSKLRAMDAQVRWRAQRINAPSWPLEDMDASLSLKGGLLQLDPLNFGVAGGDIRSTIKMDARNAIITTQLKAGISGIRLDQLFPDVTLAKQASGAIGGELDLRGRGNSIAAMLGTADGAIGVGMGHGHVGNLIMELAGLDIAESLKYLMTKDRQIPVRCIFGDFGVQDGLMQSRALAFDSTDTIIVGDGNISLKNETLDLLLRPRPKDRSILSLRSPLRIGGTFKDPTFRPDFKALGVRGAIAIALGSIAPPAALLATFEPGPGKDSDCGGKYAQ from the coding sequence ATGCCACGTCGTCGACGTTGGTGGATCGGGCTCGGCATCGTCGCCACCATCGTGGTGATCTTCGTGCTCGTGTTCGATTGGAACTGGTTACGCGGCCCGGTCGAACGCGTGGTCAGCGCCAAGATCGGTCGCGAGTTTCACCTCGGTCATCTGAACGTCGATCTCGGCAGCACGACGACGGTGCGCGGCGAGCGAATGCGTCTGGCCAATGCGCAGTGGTCCAAACGCGGCCCCATGGCCGAGTTGAATTCGGCGGAAATCGATGTCGAACTGTGGCCTCTGCTGCGCGGCAAAGTGCGTTTGCCGGAAATCCGCCTGGAGCACCCGAGCGTGGTGCTGGAAGCCGGCAACGCTACCCATCCTGGCAACTGGGTCTTCGACCAGAACGATAGCGACGTGACGATGCCACGCCTGGGCCGGCTGCTGGTGGACAATGGGCGACTGCAATACATCGACGACGCCAATCGCTCGGACGTAGATGTCGCGATCGACAGCCTGGCTCCACCAAACAGTGATCAGCGCGCGGCCCCGATCGGCATCGATGGCAAAGGCCGCTGGAAGGGCTACCCCTTCACACTCGAGGGAGATACCGCCTCACCGCTGGAACTGAGCCAAAGCGAACATCCGTTCCGCATCGACCTGCGCGGCAGTGCCGGCGCCACGCGGACACATGTGCGCGGCACGCTGACCAATCCATTCCGTTTTCAGGTCATCGATCTGCAAATGGCGCTCAGCGGCCAAGACATGCAAGACCTGTATCCGCTGACCGGCGTGGCCATGCCATCGACACCGCCGTACAAGCTCGATGGCCGCCTGCGTCGCGACGGCGATGTCTGGCACTATGAAAAATTTACCGGGACCGCTGGCGACAGCGATCTGTCAGGCACTGCGGAAGTCGACCTGCGCAACAAGCGTCCGTTCCTGCGCGCGGACCTGGCTTCCAAACGGCTTGATTTCGATGACTTGGCCGGCTTTGTCGGTGCACCACCCAAGACCAGTGCCAACGAGTCGGCCAATGCCGAACAGAAAAAGCAAGCTGCGCAACTGGCTGCCAGCGCACGTGTCTTGCCGAGTACGCCATACGACTTGTCCAAACTGCGTGCGATGGATGCGCAAGTGCGTTGGCGTGCGCAGCGCATCAATGCCCCCTCTTGGCCACTGGAAGACATGGATGCCTCGTTGAGCTTGAAAGGCGGCCTGCTGCAGCTGGACCCGCTCAACTTCGGCGTTGCTGGTGGCGATATCCGTTCCACCATCAAAATGGACGCGCGCAACGCGATCATCACCACGCAATTGAAAGCTGGCATTAGCGGCATTCGTCTGGATCAGCTGTTTCCCGATGTCACCTTGGCAAAACAGGCTTCTGGCGCAATCGGCGGCGAACTGGATCTGCGCGGTCGTGGCAACTCGATCGCCGCCATGCTCGGCACTGCCGATGGCGCGATCGGCGTCGGCATGGGCCACGGCCACGTCGGCAACCTGATCATGGAGCTCGCTGGCCTGGATATTGCCGAATCGTTGAAATACCTGATGACCAAAGACCGTCAGATACCGGTGCGCTGCATCTTCGGCGACTTCGGCGTGCAGGACGGCCTGATGCAATCGCGCGCATTGGCCTTCGATAGCACCGACACCATCATCGTCGGCGACGGCAATATCAGCCTCAAAAATGAAACACTCGATCTGCTGCTGCGCCCACGCCCGAAGGACCGTAGCATTCTGAGCCTGCGCTCACCGCTGCGGATCGGCGGAACCTTCAAGGATCCGACCTTCCGCCCTGACTTCAAGGCGCTGGGCGTGCGCGGTGCGATTGCAATTGCACTCGGCAGCATCGCGCCGCCGGCCGCCTTACTGGCGACCTTCGAGCCGGGCCCGGGCAAGGACAGCGATTGTGGTGGCAAGTACGCGCAGTAA
- a CDS encoding CBS domain-containing protein gives MQTVRQLLGTKQVEVFAVAADAAVIEAISLMADKGIGAVLVMDGPRLVGIVSERDYARKIVLRDRSSSTTSVAEIMSAEVVTVSPSDTVEHCMRLMTDGRFRHLPVIENGRVQGVISIGDLVKAVIATQQRDIDQLQRYIAS, from the coding sequence ATGCAGACCGTACGACAATTGTTGGGGACCAAACAGGTTGAGGTATTCGCGGTTGCGGCCGATGCTGCAGTGATCGAAGCGATCAGCTTGATGGCCGACAAGGGCATCGGTGCGGTGCTGGTGATGGACGGGCCGCGCTTGGTCGGCATCGTGTCCGAGCGCGATTACGCGCGCAAAATCGTGTTGCGCGATCGCTCCTCCTCGACCACCAGCGTTGCCGAAATCATGAGCGCCGAGGTGGTGACGGTATCGCCATCGGACACGGTGGAGCACTGCATGCGACTGATGACCGACGGACGTTTCCGACATTTGCCGGTGATCGAAAACGGCCGCGTGCAGGGGGTGATTTCGATCGGCGATCTGGTCAAGGCGGTGATCGCGACGCAGCAGCGTGACATCGATCAATTGCAGCGTTATATCGCCAGTTGA